From Woronichinia naegeliana WA131, the proteins below share one genomic window:
- a CDS encoding IS4 family transposase: MSKKQMARQHPRRKGNPDLRRKTNQPGVEIPEITKELFELLEPTMFTPLKYLQGTHEKMMRDRVLNLPVMVALVLSIVYRQIAGISEAVRLLEEEGLLWVASLKVSKQAVSKRMMNVPAEIFAILLKGVLEKAAEKGKKLQVGEKWEKIREKFSAVWIADGSTLEQIRKNMKISKEEKSKLGGKIMMVVEAFTQRPVTLWYTENDKSNDKIWCEELAAKLPENGLILVDMGFFSFVWFDLLTEAKKFFLTRFRAGTSYKTKQVLSQGSHYRDEIIIMGNYRSNPCKHPVRLVSVLWGTIWYQYLTNVLSPEQLSAEEVCDLYRRRWTIEEAFLLTKRLLAGQWEVYGCQIR, from the coding sequence GTGAGCAAAAAACAAATGGCAAGACAACATCCTCGGAGAAAAGGAAACCCAGACTTACGTCGTAAGACAAATCAGCCAGGGGTAGAAATCCCTGAAATAACAAAAGAGTTGTTTGAATTACTAGAACCCACAATGTTTACACCATTAAAATATTTACAGGGAACTCATGAGAAAATGATGAGAGATAGGGTATTAAATTTACCAGTAATGGTGGCATTAGTGTTAAGTATAGTGTATCGTCAAATAGCGGGTATAAGTGAAGCGGTAAGACTGTTAGAGGAAGAGGGATTGCTATGGGTAGCATCATTAAAAGTAAGCAAACAGGCAGTATCAAAAAGAATGATGAATGTGCCAGCCGAAATATTTGCAATATTACTAAAAGGAGTGTTAGAAAAAGCAGCCGAAAAAGGGAAGAAGCTCCAAGTAGGAGAAAAATGGGAAAAAATAAGAGAAAAGTTTAGTGCAGTGTGGATAGCAGATGGCTCAACGCTAGAGCAGATAAGGAAAAATATGAAAATAAGTAAAGAAGAAAAGAGTAAATTGGGGGGTAAAATAATGATGGTAGTGGAAGCCTTTACCCAAAGACCCGTTACTTTATGGTACACAGAAAATGATAAATCAAATGATAAAATATGGTGTGAAGAATTGGCAGCTAAATTACCAGAAAATGGTTTAATTCTCGTAGATATGGGATTTTTTAGCTTTGTGTGGTTTGATTTGTTAACAGAAGCTAAAAAGTTTTTTCTAACCAGATTTAGAGCGGGTACATCTTACAAAACCAAACAAGTATTGTCTCAAGGTAGTCATTACAGAGATGAGATTATCATTATGGGAAATTACCGTTCTAATCCTTGCAAGCATCCGGTGAGATTAGTCTCAGTATTATGGGGAACAATCTGGTATCAGTATTTAACAAATGTGTTGTCTCCCGAACAACTGTCCGCCGAAGAGGTCTGTGATTTATATCGAAGACGATGGACAATCGAAGAAGCCTTTTTATTAACGAAAAGACTTTTAGCTGGACAGTGGGAAGTTTATGGATGCCAGATAAGGTAA
- a CDS encoding transposase, whose translation MYVGDGIKVGKEGRKMPGVKRLHQESEDVSKPEWIRGHYFNALSILVGVGKACFALPLVLRLDDGIKSKATEKGEGKGKKKVKTSLVTKMADLCVTYAEAGSYVILDAYFACEPVLKSFRQNALHLITRVRCSTVAYAPFCSVPTLTGRGRPRIWGSSIKLEKLFALAADFPTAKVWLYGQQVTVSYQCFEFHWDSPHQLVKFVLTQLPNGRRLILLSTDLCLTGPEIIAAYGLRFKIEVTFRQLVHLLGSFAYRFWLKSLPTLPTWPSNLILSDYPQAVQTQILNKVEAFERFVNLNAIALGLLQILALELPQGIWANFPRWFRTLPSHGYPSERIAQLALQHQAQMIFPQSPPSLLLPKFLTAKLASSPSPDMLTFVA comes from the coding sequence GTGTATGTGGGTGATGGCATCAAAGTGGGGAAAGAAGGACGCAAGATGCCAGGTGTAAAACGACTACACCAAGAATCGGAAGATGTGTCCAAGCCAGAGTGGATAAGGGGTCATTACTTCAATGCCTTGAGTATTTTGGTGGGAGTAGGGAAAGCCTGCTTTGCCTTGCCCTTAGTGTTGCGGCTAGACGATGGCATCAAGTCCAAAGCAACCGAGAAGGGGGAGGGAAAAGGCAAAAAAAAGGTGAAGACGAGCCTGGTGACAAAAATGGCTGACCTTTGTGTTACTTACGCAGAGGCAGGGAGTTATGTAATTTTGGATGCTTATTTTGCTTGCGAACCAGTGCTCAAAAGTTTTCGCCAGAACGCCTTGCATCTAATCACAAGAGTGCGTTGCTCCACCGTCGCCTATGCCCCCTTTTGTTCCGTGCCGACGCTGACGGGGAGAGGACGACCACGGATTTGGGGGAGTTCGATAAAACTAGAAAAGCTGTTCGCTCTGGCGGCGGACTTTCCGACAGCTAAAGTCTGGCTCTATGGTCAACAAGTCACGGTTTCTTATCAGTGCTTTGAGTTCCACTGGGATAGTCCCCATCAGCTCGTCAAGTTTGTTCTGACCCAATTGCCTAACGGACGACGACTGATTCTGCTTTCTACTGATCTCTGTTTGACTGGACCTGAGATTATTGCCGCTTACGGTCTCCGATTTAAGATTGAAGTCACTTTTCGTCAATTAGTCCATCTTTTGGGCAGCTTTGCCTATCGTTTTTGGCTTAAGAGTCTTCCTACTTTACCTACCTGGCCCAGCAATCTTATCCTCAGTGACTATCCACAAGCTGTTCAGACTCAGATTTTAAACAAGGTAGAAGCCTTTGAGCGTTTTGTTAACCTTAATGCCATTGCTTTAGGGCTACTTCAAATTCTCGCCTTAGAGTTACCCCAGGGGATTTGGGCTAATTTTCCTCGATGGTTTCGGACATTACCATCCCATGGCTACCCTAGTGAACGGATTGCTCAACTAGCCCTTCAACATCAAGCCCAAATGATTTTTCCTCAAAGTCCACCCAGTCTGCTTTTGCCTAAATTCCTTACCGCTAAACTTGCCTCTTCCCCAAGCCCTGATATGCTTACTTTCGTCGCATAG
- a CDS encoding IS4 family transposase produces MARQHPRRKGNPDLRRKTNQPGVEIPEITKELFELLEPTMFTPLKYLQGTHEKMMRDRVLNLPVMVALVLSIVYRQIAGISEAVRLLEEEGLLWVASLKVSKQAVSKRMMNVPAEIFAILLKGVLEKAAEKGKKLQVGEKWEKIREKFSAVWIADGSTLEQIRKNMKISKEEKSKLGGKIMMVVEAFTQRPVTLWYTENDKSNDKIWCEELAAKLPENGLILVDMGFFSFVWFDLLTEAKKFFLTRFRAGTSYKTKQVLSQGSHYRDEIIIMGNYRSNPCKHPVRLVSVLWGTIWYQYLTNVLSPEQLSAEEVCDLYRRRWTIEEAFLLTKRLLGLAYLWVGNKNGVQIQIICTLIFYTVLNQLVGEVAIALNQPKEKISVEMVFRSLYYVAKAIARGEKPDTVTYLAERAKLFGLVKAERKRHREKAALNQQIWEPIPLS; encoded by the coding sequence ATGGCAAGACAACATCCTCGGAGAAAAGGAAACCCAGACTTACGTCGTAAGACAAATCAGCCAGGGGTAGAAATCCCTGAAATAACAAAAGAGTTGTTTGAATTACTAGAACCCACAATGTTTACACCATTAAAATATTTACAGGGAACTCATGAGAAAATGATGAGAGATAGGGTGCTAAATTTACCAGTAATGGTGGCATTAGTGTTAAGTATAGTGTATCGTCAAATAGCGGGTATAAGTGAAGCGGTAAGACTGTTAGAGGAAGAGGGATTGCTATGGGTAGCATCATTAAAAGTAAGCAAACAGGCAGTATCAAAAAGAATGATGAATGTGCCAGCCGAAATATTTGCAATATTACTAAAAGGAGTGTTAGAAAAAGCAGCCGAAAAAGGGAAGAAGCTCCAAGTAGGAGAAAAATGGGAAAAAATAAGAGAAAAGTTTAGTGCAGTGTGGATAGCAGATGGCTCAACGCTAGAGCAGATAAGGAAAAATATGAAAATAAGTAAAGAAGAAAAGAGTAAATTGGGGGGTAAAATAATGATGGTAGTGGAAGCCTTTACCCAAAGACCCGTTACTTTATGGTACACAGAAAATGATAAATCAAATGATAAAATATGGTGTGAAGAATTGGCAGCTAAATTACCAGAAAATGGTTTAATTCTCGTAGATATGGGATTTTTTAGCTTTGTGTGGTTTGATTTGTTAACAGAAGCTAAAAAGTTTTTTCTAACCAGATTTAGAGCGGGTACATCTTACAAAACCAAACAAGTATTGTCTCAAGGTAGTCATTACAGAGATGAGATTATCATTATGGGAAATTACCGTTCTAATCCTTGCAAGCATCCGGTGAGATTAGTCTCAGTATTATGGGGAACAATCTGGTATCAGTATTTAACAAATGTGTTGTCTCCCGAACAACTGTCCGCCGAAGAGGTCTGTGATTTATATCGAAGACGATGGACAATCGAAGAAGCCTTTTTATTAACGAAAAGACTTTTAGGACTAGCCTATTTATGGGTAGGGAATAAGAATGGTGTCCAAATCCAGATTATTTGCACTTTGATTTTCTATACGGTCTTAAATCAATTGGTAGGGGAAGTGGCGATTGCTCTAAATCAACCGAAAGAAAAAATCTCAGTAGAGATGGTGTTTCGGAGTCTATACTATGTAGCGAAGGCTATTGCTAGAGGAGAAAAGCCTGATACAGTAACCTATCTGGCTGAACGTGCTAAGTTATTTGGTTTGGTCAAAGCTGAGAGAAAGCGACATCGAGAAAAGGCCGCTCTCAATCAACAAATTTGGGAACCCATTCCTTTAAGTTGA
- a CDS encoding transposase, which yields MTRMARNAPLRQEPNSISSFVAGFKSAVTKRINLLRDNRDIPIWQRNYYESIIRDEQSLIAIREYIRNNPCQWQKDPDNPVNDQSWKTLDLDLYF from the coding sequence TTGACACGGATGGCACGCAATGCGCCCCTACGGCAGGAACCAAATTCTATTTCGTCATTTGTGGCGGGGTTTAAATCGGCTGTTACGAAACGGATTAATTTGTTACGGGACAATCGGGATATTCCCATTTGGCAACGCAATTATTACGAGTCAATTATTCGAGATGAACAATCATTGATAGCGATTCGGGAATATATTAGAAATAATCCTTGTCAGTGGCAAAAAGACCCTGATAATCCAGTAAATGATCAATCATGGAAAACACTAGATTTGGATTTGTATTTTTGA
- a CDS encoding DUF58 domain-containing protein, whose translation MKSRFSLMDWLESRWATPSYSGWLLFALSCCFFGAATNTMAGWLYVLSGMIFSLLAIGAIMPVRSLRQLKLERFPLHPVSAGEDLTIEISIKNPTKIPKTLLQVWDVLPENLGRPQGTAIELIPPQGSHDWHYYLQAQQRGVYHWQALQLRTGTPLGLFWCRRTKSLPAKAIVYPQVLPLMQCPIVDAIGSEDSPKLQSDRRYQAATEGITKTLRPYRYGDSTRLIHWRTSARFDDFKVRELEIITGGQDIVIAVDSAITWQTESFEQAVIAAASLYFYATRCQLNVKLWTAGSGLQHGTRTVLETLAAIQLGEAQCHEIPAKIPLLWLTNSVNNLDFLATYSSWLYFSQNDMTYPRASTLASGLVIDLTQPLAQQLQKPLR comes from the coding sequence ATGAAGTCGCGGTTTTCTTTGATGGATTGGCTAGAAAGCCGTTGGGCTACTCCTTCCTATAGCGGGTGGTTACTGTTCGCGCTCTCCTGTTGTTTTTTTGGAGCCGCAACCAATACGATGGCCGGTTGGCTCTATGTGCTCAGTGGCATGATTTTTTCCCTATTAGCTATAGGGGCTATTATGCCGGTGCGATCGCTGCGCCAGTTAAAATTAGAACGTTTTCCCCTTCATCCGGTGAGTGCGGGGGAAGATTTGACCATTGAAATTAGCATTAAAAACCCGACCAAGATTCCTAAAACCCTACTGCAAGTTTGGGATGTTTTACCGGAGAATTTGGGTCGTCCCCAGGGAACGGCGATCGAATTAATTCCGCCCCAGGGATCTCACGATTGGCATTATTATTTACAGGCCCAACAACGCGGGGTTTACCATTGGCAGGCTCTACAGTTGCGCACGGGAACACCCCTGGGTTTATTTTGGTGTCGTCGTACCAAGTCCTTACCGGCTAAGGCCATTGTCTATCCCCAGGTTTTACCCCTGATGCAATGCCCAATTGTGGATGCGATCGGCTCGGAAGATAGTCCTAAACTGCAAAGCGATCGCCGTTACCAAGCAGCAACGGAAGGGATCACCAAAACCTTAAGACCCTACCGCTATGGTGACTCAACTCGTTTAATTCATTGGCGAACCAGTGCCCGTTTTGATGATTTTAAAGTCAGAGAATTAGAAATTATTACTGGCGGCCAGGATATTGTGATTGCGGTGGATAGTGCCATCACTTGGCAAACCGAAAGTTTTGAACAGGCCGTGATTGCCGCAGCATCTCTCTATTTTTACGCAACGCGTTGTCAACTCAATGTCAAATTGTGGACGGCGGGATCGGGTTTACAACATGGAACTCGCACTGTGCTAGAAACCTTGGCCGCTATCCAATTAGGAGAAGCACAATGTCACGAAATCCCCGCTAAAATCCCGCTACTCTGGTTAACAAATTCTGTTAATAATCTAGACTTTTTAGCGACCTACAGCAGTTGGCTCTATTTTTCTCAAAATGATATGACTTATCCTCGTGCTTCAACCTTGGCATCGGGACTAGTGATTGATCTCACTCAGCCATTAGCTCAACAATTACAAAAACCGCTTCGTTAA
- a CDS encoding DNA recombination-mediator protein A, translating to MTQVINIPTLDTLAQELAAIQQTGSKRIALLGSRHVPITHQQIIEMMSYALVLAGNRLVTSGASGTNAAAIKGAMRADPNLLTVILPQSLDRQPRESQEQLSQVVHLVESPENDHLSLGEASAICNREIINRCQQLICFAFHESHTLMQTCEEAEEQRKLVTLFYFD from the coding sequence TTGACTCAAGTCATTAATATTCCTACCCTTGATACCTTAGCGCAAGAACTCGCTGCGATTCAGCAAACTGGTTCTAAGCGTATTGCTTTATTAGGTTCGCGTCATGTCCCGATCACGCATCAACAAATCATTGAAATGATGAGTTATGCCCTCGTTTTAGCTGGAAATCGTTTGGTTACGTCTGGAGCATCAGGAACCAATGCCGCCGCCATTAAAGGGGCCATGCGGGCCGATCCGAATTTGCTCACGGTCATTTTACCCCAGAGTTTAGACCGTCAACCCAGGGAATCCCAAGAGCAGTTAAGCCAAGTCGTGCATCTGGTCGAAAGTCCCGAAAACGATCATCTTTCCCTAGGGGAAGCCAGTGCTATTTGTAATCGAGAAATTATCAATCGTTGTCAACAGTTGATTTGTTTTGCTTTTCATGAAAGTCATACCCTGATGCAAACCTGCGAGGAAGCGGAAGAACAACGTAAACTCGTGACACTGTTTTATTTTGACTGA